In Reichenbachiella agarivorans, one genomic interval encodes:
- a CDS encoding GlxA family transcriptional regulator, with protein MKNVSILILETAVIEAIADPHYIFKAVNQFLQFSGKEPLFNVQLVGLTKEVKLEGSLYTVHTEKLLHEVDKTDLIFIPALSGDMDMALHLNQAYIPWIVSQHQRGAEVASLCIGAFLLASTGLLDGKRCSTHWNSANDFRNRFPEVDLVDGSIITEENGIYSSGGANSYWSLLLYLVEKYTDRDTAILASKYFAVDIDRDSQAAFMMFEGQKNHDDAEVLKAQLFIEQHYQDKITIADLADSVAVGRRSFERRFKSATNNTVIEYIQRVKIEAAKRNFESSQRNISEVMFSVGYTDTKAFRTVFKKITGLTPIEYRNKYNKQEVGSQLP; from the coding sequence ATGAAAAATGTATCGATTCTCATTCTAGAAACTGCCGTGATCGAAGCAATCGCCGATCCACATTACATATTCAAGGCGGTCAATCAGTTTTTACAATTTTCTGGCAAAGAACCGCTATTTAATGTGCAACTGGTCGGTTTGACCAAAGAGGTGAAACTCGAAGGAAGTTTGTACACCGTGCACACCGAAAAATTGCTGCATGAGGTTGATAAAACGGATTTGATTTTCATCCCGGCGTTGAGCGGGGACATGGATATGGCACTGCATCTCAATCAAGCTTACATCCCATGGATTGTGAGTCAGCATCAGCGTGGAGCCGAAGTAGCCTCCCTTTGCATTGGGGCTTTCTTGTTGGCCTCTACGGGTCTGTTGGACGGCAAGCGATGCTCTACCCATTGGAACTCTGCCAATGATTTTAGAAATCGTTTTCCTGAGGTGGATCTTGTGGATGGCAGTATCATTACAGAAGAAAATGGCATCTATTCCAGTGGAGGAGCCAATTCCTACTGGAGTCTCTTGCTCTATTTGGTTGAGAAATACACAGACCGAGACACAGCGATTTTGGCTTCCAAGTATTTTGCTGTGGATATAGATCGAGATAGCCAGGCTGCCTTTATGATGTTTGAAGGACAAAAAAATCACGATGATGCGGAGGTATTAAAAGCCCAGTTGTTCATAGAACAACACTATCAGGACAAAATCACGATTGCTGATCTGGCAGACAGCGTAGCAGTGGGTCGGCGCAGTTTTGAGCGTAGGTTCAAGTCAGCTACCAACAATACCGTGATCGAATACATCCAAAGAGTGAAAATAGAGGCAGCCAAACGCAACTTTGAGAGCAGTCAAAGAAACATCAGTGAAGTGATGTTTTCTGTAGGTTATACAGATACAAAGGCATTTAGGACGGTATTCAAAAAAATAACAGGTCTCACACCTATTGAGTATCGAAACAAGTACAACAAGCAGGAAGTAGGGAGTCAGTTGCCTTGA
- a CDS encoding VOC family protein, protein MKNPIYPCLWFDGNAKEAADLYCSIFPHARVTADTPMVVNFEMSGQKFMGLNGGSMFKINPSISFFVVCESIDEIDLAWQQLSKGGNVLMPLDKYDWSEKYGWIQDKFGVNWQLSYGKLSEVGQKFTPTLMFVGEQHGKTIDAIDFYTAIFEPSSIRGVLRYSEADQEPTGTVKHAQFTLDKTVLMAMDSSYEHDFQFSEGLSFVIDCETQEEIDYYWQRLTEGGQESQCGWLKDPFGVSWQVVPTVLESLMSDPVKAPKVTAAFLKMSKFDIETLIKASES, encoded by the coding sequence ATGAAAAATCCAATATATCCATGTCTTTGGTTCGATGGCAATGCCAAAGAGGCAGCAGATTTATACTGTAGTATATTCCCCCATGCAAGAGTTACGGCAGACACTCCTATGGTGGTTAATTTTGAAATGTCCGGCCAAAAGTTCATGGGACTCAACGGCGGCTCCATGTTCAAAATCAATCCCTCCATCTCCTTCTTCGTCGTTTGTGAAAGCATAGATGAGATCGATCTGGCATGGCAGCAACTCTCCAAGGGTGGCAATGTACTCATGCCTTTGGACAAATATGATTGGAGTGAAAAATATGGATGGATTCAAGACAAATTCGGAGTTAACTGGCAGCTGTCCTATGGCAAGCTGTCCGAAGTGGGTCAAAAGTTTACCCCAACTTTGATGTTTGTAGGTGAGCAGCACGGCAAAACGATAGATGCAATAGATTTCTACACCGCTATTTTTGAACCGTCCAGTATCAGAGGTGTGTTGCGCTACAGTGAGGCGGATCAAGAGCCTACAGGGACGGTCAAACACGCACAGTTTACGCTTGACAAAACAGTGCTTATGGCAATGGATAGTTCGTACGAACATGATTTTCAGTTTAGCGAAGGGCTTTCATTTGTGATAGATTGTGAGACTCAGGAAGAAATCGATTACTACTGGCAAAGGTTGACAGAAGGTGGTCAAGAGAGCCAGTGTGGCTGGCTCAAGGATCCGTTTGGCGTATCATGGCAGGTAGTACCTACCGTATTGGAGAGTCTGATGAGCGATCCTGTCAAAGCGCCTAAAGTCACAGCTGCCTTTTTGAAGATGAGTAAGTTTGATATTGAGACCTTAATCAAAGCCTCAGAGTCATGA
- a CDS encoding VOC family protein translates to MKIHSYLTFSGNCREAMTFYQSCLGGTLRFQTIGDSPLSEKMPQRMKDCILHAALTKNDLTLLASDMVGQSGLNHGNAVSLSLSCGSEEEIRSCFEKLSAGGIAEHPLEDSFWGALFGNLTDKYGNHWLLNYERKGIEY, encoded by the coding sequence ATGAAGATACATTCCTATTTGACATTTTCTGGCAATTGCAGAGAAGCGATGACCTTCTACCAATCTTGTCTAGGAGGAACCCTGAGATTCCAGACCATAGGAGACTCTCCACTCTCAGAGAAAATGCCACAACGAATGAAAGATTGTATCCTTCACGCTGCGTTGACCAAAAACGACCTGACCTTGTTGGCCTCAGATATGGTAGGACAATCTGGTTTGAACCACGGTAATGCGGTCTCTTTGTCTCTAAGCTGCGGTAGTGAGGAAGAAATCAGGTCTTGCTTTGAAAAACTGTCCGCAGGAGGAATAGCAGAACACCCTCTGGAAGACTCCTTTTGGGGAGCACTATTTGGAAACCTGACGGACAAATACGGCAACCACTGGCTGCTGAACTATGAACGGAAAGGTATTGAGTATTGA
- a CDS encoding DUF4287 domain-containing protein, translating to MSFQAYIDNIKAKTGKSPDDFKTLAEQKGFIQNGKLVIGLKAGQVLDWLKKDFELGHGHAMAIYATFKGKTE from the coding sequence ATGTCATTTCAAGCGTACATCGACAACATCAAAGCCAAGACTGGAAAATCACCAGATGACTTTAAAACATTGGCGGAGCAAAAAGGCTTCATCCAAAATGGTAAACTAGTCATTGGTCTCAAAGCTGGACAAGTACTGGACTGGTTGAAAAAGGATTTTGAACTGGGCCATGGACATGCCATGGCCATCTATGCCACTTTCAAAGGAAAAACCGAATAG
- a CDS encoding SRPBCC family protein, with product MKTKITVETNITAPITKVWEVWTKPEHITQWNNASPDWHTPRAENDLRKGGRFTSRMEAKDGSFGFDFAGVYDEVKLHELIAYTMEDGRTVMVQFTSSGNHTKLTETFDPEHENPVEMQKDGWQAILDNFKKYTESLA from the coding sequence ATGAAAACAAAAATCACAGTAGAAACAAACATTACTGCTCCTATAACCAAAGTATGGGAAGTTTGGACAAAACCAGAACATATCACACAATGGAACAATGCTTCTCCAGATTGGCACACCCCTAGGGCAGAAAATGATTTGAGAAAAGGTGGACGATTCACTTCAAGAATGGAAGCCAAAGACGGTAGTTTTGGGTTCGACTTTGCTGGCGTGTACGACGAGGTAAAACTCCATGAGTTGATTGCCTATACGATGGAGGATGGCCGAACGGTCATGGTACAATTCACCAGCTCAGGGAATCACACCAAGCTAACGGAGACTTTCGATCCTGAACATGAAAACCCAGTAGAAATGCAAAAAGACGGTTGGCAAGCAATATTGGACAACTTTAAGAAATACACCGAATCCCTTGCATGA
- a CDS encoding DoxX family protein, translated as MKKTKITFWITTVIIFLFEGVMPALTGHTEMAKEGIRHLGYPEYFGTALILFKVAGTLALIIPIVPKRIKEWAYAGFTFDFLFAMISHWVIDGFGFQAVFPLIVLGILMLSYFSYHQLQSKPQN; from the coding sequence ATGAAAAAGACAAAAATAACCTTTTGGATTACCACAGTAATCATTTTCCTATTTGAAGGTGTAATGCCAGCCTTGACTGGTCATACCGAAATGGCCAAAGAAGGCATCAGACATTTGGGTTATCCTGAGTATTTTGGCACAGCCTTGATCCTATTCAAGGTAGCAGGCACCTTGGCGCTCATCATTCCCATAGTACCCAAGAGAATCAAAGAATGGGCTTATGCTGGATTTACATTTGATTTTCTTTTTGCCATGATCAGTCATTGGGTAATAGACGGTTTTGGATTTCAGGCTGTATTTCCTTTGATCGTTTTAGGTATTTTGATGCTCTCGTATTTTAGCTACCACCAACTGCAATCCAAGCCTCAAAACTAA
- a CDS encoding DUF1801 domain-containing protein encodes MKNSEIDQYILRFPEAVQRQLQEIRATIKAAAPEAEEKMSYAMPTFFQYGNLVHFAGYKHHIGFYPAPSGISHFLRELSPYKKAKGSVQFPLDQPLPHSLIASIVKFRLEENYQQALVKKKIKTCAQGHQFYKSTDCPTCPICEKHNRPSQGFLSTVSAPARRALERQNISSLEQLATYSEKEILELHGIGKTTMPKLRKALADSKLNFSKP; translated from the coding sequence ATGAAAAACTCTGAAATAGACCAATACATCCTCAGATTTCCTGAAGCAGTTCAACGGCAGCTTCAGGAGATCAGAGCGACCATCAAAGCAGCTGCACCAGAGGCAGAAGAAAAAATGAGCTATGCCATGCCTACATTTTTTCAATACGGCAATTTGGTTCATTTTGCAGGGTACAAGCATCACATTGGATTTTATCCTGCTCCGTCGGGCATCAGCCATTTCCTCCGAGAGTTGTCTCCCTACAAAAAAGCCAAAGGCTCTGTTCAATTCCCTTTGGATCAACCCTTGCCACACAGTCTGATTGCGAGCATCGTAAAATTCAGGCTAGAGGAAAACTACCAACAAGCACTCGTCAAAAAGAAAATTAAGACCTGTGCCCAAGGTCATCAATTCTACAAAAGCACAGACTGTCCTACTTGTCCCATTTGTGAAAAACACAATCGACCTAGTCAGGGATTTCTATCAACGGTCAGCGCCCCAGCTCGGCGCGCCTTGGAGAGGCAAAACATCAGCAGTCTAGAGCAACTGGCCACCTACAGTGAAAAAGAAATTTTAGAATTGCATGGCATTGGCAAAACAACCATGCCAAAACTGCGTAAAGCACTGGCAGACTCAAAACTCAACTTTTCTAAACCATGA